A window of Enoplosus armatus isolate fEnoArm2 chromosome 3, fEnoArm2.hap1, whole genome shotgun sequence contains these coding sequences:
- the thoc7 gene encoding THO complex subunit 7 homolog, producing MGAVTDDEVIRKRLLIDGDGAGDDRRINLLLKSFTKWCNSPGTPDEGFAQRMLGTLAQCEFSMGKTLMVYDMNLREMENYEKIYTNIEQNIMSAHEKIAECKKEIQRAKRIRKNRQEYDALAKVIEQHPDRHETLKQLEALDKELQQLSHIKENVDAKLELRKKQFHVLLSTIQELQQTLENDEKSDNDDNSQESPAENGE from the exons ATGGGAGCTGTTACTGATG ATGAAGTTATCCGGAAACGTCTTCTTATTGACGGGGACGGAGCTGGGGATGACCGCCGAATCAACTTGCTGCTAAAGAGTTTCACAAAATGGTGCAACTCGCCTGGGACCCCGGACGAAGG GTTCGCGCAGAGGATGTTGGGCACACTGGCCCAGTGTGAATTCTCCATGGGGAAGACGTTGATGGTTTATGACATGAATCTTCGGGAAATGGAGAATTATGAGAAAATCTACACCAACATAG AACAAAACATCATGTCTGCACATGAGAAGATAGCAGAATGCaaaaaagaaattcagaggGCAAAGAGAATACGAAAAAATCGCCAAG aGTACGATGCCTTAGCTAAGGTTATCGAGCAACATccagacagacatgaaacactAAA GCAGTTGGAGGCGCTCGACAAAGAACTCCAGCAACTGTCTCACATCAAGGAGAACGTAGATGCAAAG TTGGAGTTAAGGAAGAAGCAGTTCCATGTGCTACTCAGTACCATACAGGAACTCCAGCAGACACTTGAGA ATGACGAGAAATCAGACAATGACGACAACAGTCAGGAGAGCCCAGCAGAGAATGGTGAATGA
- the LOC139282722 gene encoding interferon-induced GTP-binding protein Mx isoform X1, translating to MNSLNQQYEEKVRPCIDLIDSIRSLGVEKDLALPAIAVIGDQSSGKSSVLEALSGVALPRGSGIVTRCPLELKMKRKKEGEEWYGKISYQNCEEEITDPADVEKMIREAQDEMAGAGSGISEDLISLEIASPDVPDLTLIDLPGIARVAVKGQPENIGDQTKRLIQMFITKQETISLVVVPCNVDIATTEALNMAQRVDPEGERTLGILTKPDLVDKGTEETVVDVVHNEIIHLKKGYMIVKCRGQQEISEKVSLTEAMEREKAFFRDHVYFHTLYEEGHATVPKLAEKLTLELVHHIERSLPRLEEQIEQKLEETRTELDKYGNGPPSDAAERLIFLIDKVTTFTQDAISLSTGEELKCGDRFNVFSMLRREFGKWNAQLDKSGESFNKKIEREVEEYEERYRGRELPGFINYKTFEVMVKEQIKQLEEPAVRRLKDVADAVKKVFIQLAQSSFAGFPNLMKTAKAKVEAIKQEKEPTAESMLRTQFKMEQLVYSQDRTYSSSLSDTREEDEEEDKWNGKKGYKERGIVYRRDNHATLQELMLHLESYYKIASQRLADQIPLVIRYQILQESAVQLQREMLQVLQDKENSEFLLKEDSDIGSKRAALQSRLKRLMKARKYLVAF from the exons ATGAACTCTCTGAACCAGCAGTATGAGGAGAAGGTGCGTCCCTGCATCGACCTCATTGACTCTATCCGCTCTCTGGGTGTAGAGAAGGACTTGGCGCTGCCTGCTATCGCCGTGATTGGAGACCAAAGCTCGGGGAAGAGCTCCGTGCTGGAGGCGCTGTCAGGGGTGGCTCTGCCGAGAGGGAGTG GCATTGTGACACGGTGTCCTCTCGaactgaagatgaagagaaagaaagaaggagaggagtggTACGGAAAGATAAGCTACCAGAACTGTGAGGAAGAGATAACAGACCCTGCAGATGTGGAGAAAATGATTAGAGAAG ctcagGATGAAATGGCCGGGGCCGGGTCGGGGATCAGTGAAGACCTCATCAGTCTGGAGATCGCCTCTCCTGATGTTCCAGACCTGACGCTCATCGACCTGCCCGGCATCGCCAGGGTGGCTGTAAAGGGACAGCCAGAGAACATTGGAGACCAG ACAAAGAGACTGATCCAGATGTTCATCACAAAACAAGAAACCATCAGCCTGGTGGTTGTCCCATGCAACGTGGACATAGCGACCACAGAGGCCTTGAACATGGCCCAGCGGGTGGATCCTGAAGGAGAGAGGACTTTGG gtatCTTGACCAAGCCTGATCTGGTGGACAAAGGCACAGAAGAGACGGTGGTTGACGTTGTCCATAATGAGATCATCCACCTGAAGAAGGGTTACATGATCGTCAAGTGCAGGGGTCAGCAGGAGATCTCAGAGAAGGTGTCTCTTACTGAAGcaatggaaagagagaaagccttCTTCAGAGATCATGTGTATTTCCA CACTCTCTACGAGGAAGGTCATGCCACTGTTCCTAAACTGGCTGAGAAGCTTACACTTGAGCTGGTGCATCACATTGAG AGATCCCTGCCTCGACTCGAAGAGCAGATAGAGCAGAAACTAGAAGAGACTCGGACAGAGCTGGACAAATATGGCAATGGACCCCCGTCTGATGCAGCTGAGAGACTCATCTTCCTCATTGAT AAAGTGACAACATTCACTCAGGATGCCATCAGTCTGAGTACAGGAGAGGAACTCAAGTGTGGAGACAGGTTCAACGTCTTTTCTATGCTCAGAAGAGAGTTTGGGAAGTGGAATGCCCAGCTGGACAAGTCAGGAGAAAGCT ttAACAAGAAGAttgagagagaggtggaggaataTGAAGAGAGGTACCGTGGAAGAGAACTGCCGGGCTTCATCAACTACAAGACCTTTGAGGTCATGGTCAAGGAGCAGATCAAACAGCTGGAAGAACCAGCTGTCAGGAGACTCAAGGATGTAGCAG ATGCTGTTAAGAAAGTGTTCATACAGCTGGCCCAAAGTAGTTTCGCTGGATTTCCTAATCTCATGAAAACTGCCAAG GCAAAGGTCGAAGCCATCAAGCAAGAAAAAGAGCCCACTGCTGAATCCATGCTGAGAACCCAGTTCAAGATGGAGCAGCTTGTTTACTCTCAGGACAGGACCTATAGCAGCAGTTTGAGTGACacgagagaggaggatgaggaggaagacaaatgGAATGGCAAAAAAGGTTATAAAGAAAGGGGTATTGTGTACAGAAGGGATAATCATGCAACACTTCAGGAGCTGATGTTGCACCTCGAGTCGTATTATAAA ATTGCCAGCCAGCGTCTGGCCGACCAGATCCCGCTGGTGATCCGCTACCAGATTTTGCAGGAGTCAGCCGTCCAGCTCCAGAGGGAGATGCTGCAGGTGCTCCAGGACAAGGAGAATTCAGAGTTCTTGCTGAAGGAGGATTCTGACATTGGCAGCAAGAGGGCAGCTTTGCAGAGTCGCCTCAAACGCCTCATGAAGGCCCGCAAATACCTGGTGGCGTTCTAG
- the LOC139282722 gene encoding interferon-induced GTP-binding protein Mx isoform X2 produces MAGAGSGISEDLISLEIASPDVPDLTLIDLPGIARVAVKGQPENIGDQTKRLIQMFITKQETISLVVVPCNVDIATTEALNMAQRVDPEGERTLGILTKPDLVDKGTEETVVDVVHNEIIHLKKGYMIVKCRGQQEISEKVSLTEAMEREKAFFRDHVYFHTLYEEGHATVPKLAEKLTLELVHHIERSLPRLEEQIEQKLEETRTELDKYGNGPPSDAAERLIFLIDKVTTFTQDAISLSTGEELKCGDRFNVFSMLRREFGKWNAQLDKSGESFNKKIEREVEEYEERYRGRELPGFINYKTFEVMVKEQIKQLEEPAVRRLKDVADAVKKVFIQLAQSSFAGFPNLMKTAKAKVEAIKQEKEPTAESMLRTQFKMEQLVYSQDRTYSSSLSDTREEDEEEDKWNGKKGYKERGIVYRRDNHATLQELMLHLESYYKIASQRLADQIPLVIRYQILQESAVQLQREMLQVLQDKENSEFLLKEDSDIGSKRAALQSRLKRLMKARKYLVAF; encoded by the exons ATGGCCGGGGCCGGGTCGGGGATCAGTGAAGACCTCATCAGTCTGGAGATCGCCTCTCCTGATGTTCCAGACCTGACGCTCATCGACCTGCCCGGCATCGCCAGGGTGGCTGTAAAGGGACAGCCAGAGAACATTGGAGACCAG ACAAAGAGACTGATCCAGATGTTCATCACAAAACAAGAAACCATCAGCCTGGTGGTTGTCCCATGCAACGTGGACATAGCGACCACAGAGGCCTTGAACATGGCCCAGCGGGTGGATCCTGAAGGAGAGAGGACTTTGG gtatCTTGACCAAGCCTGATCTGGTGGACAAAGGCACAGAAGAGACGGTGGTTGACGTTGTCCATAATGAGATCATCCACCTGAAGAAGGGTTACATGATCGTCAAGTGCAGGGGTCAGCAGGAGATCTCAGAGAAGGTGTCTCTTACTGAAGcaatggaaagagagaaagccttCTTCAGAGATCATGTGTATTTCCA CACTCTCTACGAGGAAGGTCATGCCACTGTTCCTAAACTGGCTGAGAAGCTTACACTTGAGCTGGTGCATCACATTGAG AGATCCCTGCCTCGACTCGAAGAGCAGATAGAGCAGAAACTAGAAGAGACTCGGACAGAGCTGGACAAATATGGCAATGGACCCCCGTCTGATGCAGCTGAGAGACTCATCTTCCTCATTGAT AAAGTGACAACATTCACTCAGGATGCCATCAGTCTGAGTACAGGAGAGGAACTCAAGTGTGGAGACAGGTTCAACGTCTTTTCTATGCTCAGAAGAGAGTTTGGGAAGTGGAATGCCCAGCTGGACAAGTCAGGAGAAAGCT ttAACAAGAAGAttgagagagaggtggaggaataTGAAGAGAGGTACCGTGGAAGAGAACTGCCGGGCTTCATCAACTACAAGACCTTTGAGGTCATGGTCAAGGAGCAGATCAAACAGCTGGAAGAACCAGCTGTCAGGAGACTCAAGGATGTAGCAG ATGCTGTTAAGAAAGTGTTCATACAGCTGGCCCAAAGTAGTTTCGCTGGATTTCCTAATCTCATGAAAACTGCCAAG GCAAAGGTCGAAGCCATCAAGCAAGAAAAAGAGCCCACTGCTGAATCCATGCTGAGAACCCAGTTCAAGATGGAGCAGCTTGTTTACTCTCAGGACAGGACCTATAGCAGCAGTTTGAGTGACacgagagaggaggatgaggaggaagacaaatgGAATGGCAAAAAAGGTTATAAAGAAAGGGGTATTGTGTACAGAAGGGATAATCATGCAACACTTCAGGAGCTGATGTTGCACCTCGAGTCGTATTATAAA ATTGCCAGCCAGCGTCTGGCCGACCAGATCCCGCTGGTGATCCGCTACCAGATTTTGCAGGAGTCAGCCGTCCAGCTCCAGAGGGAGATGCTGCAGGTGCTCCAGGACAAGGAGAATTCAGAGTTCTTGCTGAAGGAGGATTCTGACATTGGCAGCAAGAGGGCAGCTTTGCAGAGTCGCCTCAAACGCCTCATGAAGGCCCGCAAATACCTGGTGGCGTTCTAG
- the LOC139282764 gene encoding interferon-induced GTP-binding protein Mx-like produces the protein MNSLNQQYEEKVRPCIDLIDSIRSLGVEKDLALPAIAVIGDQSSGKSSVLEALSGVALPRGSGIVTRCPLELKMKRKKEGEEWYGKISYQNCEEEITDPADVEKMIREAQDKIAGAGSGISEDLISLEIASPDVPDLTLIDLPGIARVAVQGQPENIGDQIKRLIENFIKKQETISLVVVPCNVDIATTEALKMAQQVDPDGERTLGILTKPDLVDKGTEETVVEIVHNEVIHLKKGYMIVKCRGQQEISEKVSLTEAIRREKAFFKDHVYLQILYNEGYATVPKLAEKLTLELVHHIQQSLPRLEEQVEKKLMKTQADLDRCGTGPPSDTTERLGFLIDRVTAFTQDAINLTTGEELKFGDRLNIFSILRKEFAVWKEIINSSGVTFNWTIEREVAQYERRYRGRELPGFINYKTFEVMVKEQIKQLEGPAVLKLKEVSEIVKKELFKLAQNSLVGFPNLIKIAQMKIEAIRKEREIVAESMLRTQFKMELIVYTQDSTYSKKLGKRKREDEQVGIRSNVSNNDSGATLKEMIKHLKSYYQIAGQRLADQIPLVIRYQMLQESALQLQREMLQMLQDKEKTESMLQEDKGIKPRRSQLQNRLKRLSKARILLTDFSMNIYNFTPTQLLQQDGAVDGVTPSHLFPLTPNQRRERRSGRHQAQ, from the exons ATGAACTCTCTGAACCAGCAGTATGAGGAGAAGGTGCGTCCCTGCATCGACCTCATTGACTCCATCCGCTCTCTGGGTGTAGAGAAGGACTTGGCGCTGCCTGCTATCGCCGTGATTGGAGACCAAAGCTCGGGGAAGAGCTCCGTGCTGGAGGCGCTGTCAGGGGTGGCTCTGCCGAGAGGGAGTG GCATTGTGACACGGTGTCCTCTCGaactgaagatgaagagaaagaaagaaggagaggagtggTACGGAAAGATAAGCTACCAGAACTGTGAGGAAGAGATAACAGACCCTGCAGATGTGGAGAAAATGATTAGAGAAG ctcagGATAAAATAGCCGGGGCCGGGTCGGGGATCAGTGAAGACCTCATCAGTCTGGAGATCGCCTCTCCTGATGTTCCAGACCTGACGCTCATCGACCTGCCCGGCATTGCCAGGGTGGCTGTACAGGGACAGCCAGAGAACATTGGAGACCAG ATAAAGAGACTGATCGAGAACTTCAtcaaaaaacaagaaaccaTCAGCCTAGTGGTTGTTCCATGCAACGTGGACATAGCAACCACAGAGGCTTTGAAGATGGCCCAGCAGGTGGATCCTGATGGAGAGAGGACGTTGG gtatCTTGACCAAGCCTGATCTGGTGGACAAAGGCACAGAAGAGACGGTGGTTGAGATTGTCCATAATGAGGTCATCCACCTGAAGAAGGGCTACATGATCGTCAAGTGCAGGGGTCAGCAGGAGATCTCAGAGAAGGTGTCTCTTACTGAAGcaataagaagagaaaaagcCTTCTTCAAAGATCATGTGTATTTACA GATTCTCTATAATGAAGGCTATGCCACCGTTCCTAAACTGGCAGAAAAACTCACCCTTGAGTTGGTGCATCATATTCAG CAATCTCTGCCTCGACTGGAAGAGCAGGTGGAAAAGAAACTAATGAAGACTCAGGCAGATCTGGATAGATGTGGCACTGGACCTCCATCTGACACAACTGAGAGACTCGGTTTCCTCATTGAT AGGGTGACAGCATTTACACAGGATGCTATCAACCTCACCACAGGGGAGGAGCTCAAGTTTGGAGACAGGCTCAATATCTTTTCCATACTCAGAAAGGAGTTTGCGGTATGGAAAGAGATCATAAACAGCTCTGGAGTAACAT TCAACTGGACTATTGAGAGAGAGGTGGCCCAGTATGAACGAAGGTACCGTGGAAGAGAACTGCCGGGCTTCATCAACTACAAGACCTTCGAGGTCATGGTCAAGGAGCAGATCAAACAGTTGGAAGGGCCTGCTGTCCTGAAACTCAAAGAAGTGTCAG aaattgTGAAGAAAGAGCTGTTTAAGTTGGCACAGAACAGCTTAGTTGGATTTCCTAACCTCATCAAAATAGCTCAG ATGAAGATTGAAGCCAtcagaaaggagagggagattGTAGCAGAGTCCATGCTGAGGACTCAGTTTAAGATGGAGTTGATTGTTTACACTCAGGACAGCACATACAGCAAGAAGTTGGGTAAGCGGAAGAGGGAAGATGAACAGGTTGGCATCAGGAGCAATGTGAGCAATAATGACAGCGGGGCCACCCTGAAAGAGATGATCAAACACCTGAAATCCTACTACCAA ATTGCTGGCCAGCGTCTGGCTGACCAGATCCCACTGGTGATCCGCTACCAGATGTTGCAGGAGTCAGCCCTCCAGCTGCAGAGGGAGATGCTGCAGATGCTTCAGGACAAAGAGAAAACCGAGTCCATGCTTCAAGAGGACAAAGGCATAAAACCCCGGAGAAGCCAACTTCAGAATCGCCTCAAGCGCCTGTCAAAGGCACGCATCCTGCTGACTGACTTTAGTATGAACATATACAACTTCACCCCAACACAACTGCTACAACAAGATGGCGCCGTGGATGGCGTGACACCCTCTCACCTGTTCCCACTGACCCCCAACCAGCGCAGAGAGAGAAGATCAGGAAGGCACCAGGCCCAGTAG
- the synpra gene encoding synaptoporin has protein sequence MDAADQLASVGTFQVLKLPLGFIRVLEWLFAIFAFATCGGYSGQLRVSVDCMEKASSNLSIGIDFAYPFRLHQVFFEAPVCEGIRRERVFLIGDYSSSAEFFVTIAVFAFLYSLMATIVYIFFQNKYRENNRGPLIDFVVTVVFSFLWLVSSSAWAKALSDVKLATDPDEVQLLISACKIQTNKCGSVHGPRWSGLNTSVVFGFLNFVLWAGNIWFVFKETGWHKGASRFAGGASEKQAGTFTQQPYNQGSFDQSGNYNTQGNLGQPSEYSQVGGPTSYSNQM, from the exons ctctttgccatttttgcttttgCGACATGTGGGGGCTACTCTGGGCAGCTGCGGGTTAGTGTGGACTGCATGGAGAAGGCCAGCAGCAACCTCAGCATTGGCATCGACTTTGCATATCCTTTCAG gttgcACCAGGTGTTCTTTGAAGCGCCGGTGTGTGAGGGCATAAGGAGGGAGCGCGTGTTCCTCATTGGAGACTATTCATCCTCTGCAGAGTTCTTTGTCACCATTGCAGTCTTTGCCTTCCTGTATTCCCTCATGGCCACCATTGTCTACATCTTCTTTCAGAACAAGTACCGTGAAAACAACCGAGGACCGCTCATT GACTTTGTAGTGACAGTGGTATTCTCCTTCCTGTGGCTGGTCAGTTCCTCTGCTTGGGCCAAGGCTCTGTCTGATGTGAAATTGGCCACTGATCCAGATGAGGTGcagctcctcatctctgcctgCAAAATCCAGACCAACAAGTGTGGTTCTGTGCATGGACCACGCTGGTCTGGACTCAACACCTCAGTG gttTTTGGGTTTCTCAACTTTGTTTTATGGGCTGGGAACATCTGGTTTGTCTTTAAGGAGACCGGTTGGCACAAGGGTGCATCAAGGTTTGCAGGCGGGGCCTCAGAGAAACAGGCCGGTACCTTTACCCAGCAGCCCTACAACCAGGGCAGCTTTGACCAGTCAGGGAACTACAACACTCAGGGAAACCTTGGCCAGCCGTCTGAGTACAGCCAGGTGGGGGGACCAACTTCCTACTCCAATCAAATGTAG